In Candidatus Zixiibacteriota bacterium, one genomic interval encodes:
- the csrA gene encoding carbon storage regulator CsrA, with protein sequence MLILTRKLGESITIGDNIKVTVLGIYGRQVRLGIEAPLKVVVHREEIYVKIQKENRKASQADKNELNSAVSMLKDKYKNEIKKADKKPKMKYRNDRSKRT encoded by the coding sequence TTGTTAATACTAACAAGGAAGTTAGGCGAGAGCATCACTATCGGTGACAATATAAAGGTCACCGTGCTCGGCATTTATGGCCGCCAGGTCCGACTGGGGATTGAAGCACCGCTGAAGGTCGTGGTTCATCGCGAGGAAATATATGTCAAGATCCAGAAAGAGAATCGCAAAGCCTCGCAAGCTGATAAGAATGAGCTAAACAGCGCTGTCTCAATGCTTAAGGATAAGTACAAAAACGAGATCAAGAAAGCGGATAAAAAGCCGAAAATG